A genomic window from Odocoileus virginianus isolate 20LAN1187 ecotype Illinois unplaced genomic scaffold, Ovbor_1.2 Unplaced_Scaffold_16, whole genome shotgun sequence includes:
- the LOC139033551 gene encoding C-terminal-binding protein 2 has protein sequence MALVDKHKVKRQRLDRICEGIRPQIMNGPLHPRPLVALLDGRDCTVEMPILKDLATVAFCDAQSTQEIHEKVLNEAVGAMMYHTITLTREDLEKFKALRVIVRIGSGYDNVDIKAAGELGIAVCNIPSAAVEETADSTICHILNLYRRNTWLYQALREGTRVQSVEQIREVASGAARIRGETLGLIGFGRTGQAVAVRAKAFGFSVLFYDPYLQDGTERSLGVQRVYTLQDLLYQSDCVSLHCNLNEHNHHLINDFTIKQMRQGAFLVNAARGGLVDEKALAQALKEGRIRGAALDVHESEPFSFAQGPLKDAPNLICTPHTAWYSEQASLEMREAAATEIRRAITGRIPESLRNCVNKEFFVTTAPWSVIDQQAIHPELNGATYRYPPGIVGVAPGGLPAAMEGIIPGGIPVTHNLPTVAHPSQAPSPNQPTKHGDNREHPNEQ, from the coding sequence ATGGCCCTTGTGGATAAGCACAAAGTCAAGCGACAGCGATTGGACAGAATTTGCGAAGGTATCCGCCCCCAGATCATGAACGGCCCCCTGCACCCCCGCCCCCTGGTGGCACTGCTCGACGGCAGAGACTGCACCGTGGAGATGCCCATCCTGAAGGACCTGGCCACCGTGGCCTTCTGCGACGCACAGTCCACCCAGGAAATCCACGAGAAGGTTTTAAACGAGGCGGTCGGCGCCATGATGTATCACACCATCACgctcaccagggaagacctggagAAGTTCAAGGCCCTGAGAGTGATCGTGCGGATAGGCAGCGGCTACGACAACGTCGACATCAAGGCTGCGGGCGAACTCGGGATCGCCGTGTGCAACATCCCGTCCGCGGCGGTGGAGGAGACGGCGGACTCGACCATCTGCCACATCCTTAACCTGTACCGGCGGAACACCTGGCTATACCAGGCGCTGCGGGAAGGCACGCGGGTGCAGAGCGTCGAGCAGATCCGGGAGGTCGCCTCGGGGGCCGCGCGCATCCGCGGGGAGACGCTGGGCCTCATTGGCTTCGGTCGCACAGGGCAGGCGGTTGCCGTTCGAGCCAAGGCCTTTGGATTCAGCGTCCTATTTTATGACCCCTACTTGCAGGATGGGACGGAGCGGTCCCTGGGCGTGCAGAGGGTCTATACCCTGCAGGACTTACTGTACCAGAGCGACTGCGTCTCCCTGCACTGCAATCTCAACGAACATAACCACCACCTCATCAATGACTTCACCATAAAGCAGATGAGGCAAGGCGCCTTCCTAGTGAACGCGGCCCGCGGAGGACTGGTGGATGAGAAAGCCTTAGCCCAAGCCCTCAAAGAAGGCAGGATACGAGGGGCGGCCCTCGACGTGCACGAGTCGGAGCCTTTCAGCTTTGCTCAGGGTCCCTTGAAAGACGCACCGAATCTCATCTGTACTCCCCACACAGCCTGGTACAGTGAGCAAGCCTCACTGGAGATGCGGGAGGCAGCCGCCACCGAGATCCGCCGGGCCATCACGGGTCGCATCCCAGAGAGCTTAAGAAACTGTGTGAACAAGGAATTCTTTGTCACAACAGCTCCCTGGTCAGTAATAGATCAGCAAGCAATTCATCCAGAGCTCAATGGTGCCACATACAGATACCCGCCAGGCATCGTGGGCGTGGCTCCGGGAGGACTTCCTGCTGCCATGGAAGGGATCATCCCCGGAGGCATCCCGGTGACCCACAACCTCCCCACAGTGGCACATCCCTCCCAAGCTCCCTCTCCCAACCAGCCCACGAAACACGGGGACAATCGAGAGCACCCCAACGAGCAATAG